In the Thermodesulfovibrio yellowstonii DSM 11347 genome, one interval contains:
- a CDS encoding tetratricopeptide repeat protein — MNHKKRLHKPRPVSILISLIAIVCLTLMHGCYKPPLEQPYRINELNNLILQANKAFEKGQSERAESLYHEALKKSRIIQDDNATVIVLISLSRLYTSTGQIEEAKKLIDSATELSNRAFLPEDTLEELNFEKARIGFLLNENVEQLLRKLSFSNFTNIRIKSLNLIARLKIKQHEYEEAEKLLNQALIINQKTNRIEEANSLRLLGHVYLDKDNALAGQYFLKALEIDKELAIPEKIALDMETLGIFYKNMGEKQKAKEYFIRALEIWKGLGKKEFEIKAVKEIESL; from the coding sequence ATGAACCATAAAAAAAGATTACACAAACCAAGACCTGTATCAATTTTGATTAGTCTTATTGCAATCGTCTGTTTAACTCTGATGCATGGATGTTACAAACCTCCTCTGGAACAGCCATATAGAATAAATGAACTTAACAATTTGATTTTACAGGCAAATAAAGCCTTTGAAAAAGGACAATCTGAAAGAGCAGAAAGTTTATATCATGAAGCTCTTAAAAAATCTCGTATAATTCAGGATGATAATGCGACTGTGATAGTTTTAATAAGTCTCTCAAGGCTTTATACCTCAACTGGGCAGATAGAAGAAGCCAAAAAACTTATTGATTCAGCAACTGAGCTTTCTAATAGAGCATTTTTACCTGAAGATACTCTTGAAGAGCTAAATTTTGAGAAAGCAAGAATAGGTTTTCTGCTGAATGAAAATGTTGAACAACTATTGAGAAAACTAAGCTTTTCTAATTTCACCAATATTAGAATAAAATCATTAAATCTTATTGCAAGACTTAAAATCAAACAGCATGAATATGAGGAGGCAGAAAAATTACTCAATCAAGCTCTGATAATAAATCAGAAAACAAATAGAATTGAAGAAGCTAATTCATTAAGACTTCTTGGGCATGTTTATTTAGATAAAGATAACGCATTGGCAGGGCAATATTTCCTGAAAGCACTTGAAATTGATAAAGAACTGGCAATACCAGAAAAAATAGCTCTTGATATGGAGACTCTTGGCATATTCTATAAAAATATGGGTGAAAAACAAAAAGCAAAAGAGTATTTTATAAGAGCACTTGAAATATGGAAAGGGCTTGGCAAAAAAGAGTTTGAAATAAAAGCTGTAAAAGAGATTGAAAGCCTTTAA
- a CDS encoding MlaD family protein codes for MQKIKETDPRFVFLKGKIFLFIAIALIGIIILLFFIGKQRGMFIKTEDFYFITTKATGLYNGMPVKVSGFKIGRLKNMNLQDDGTVKIILSIEQSHAKWFREGSVAVLTKEGFIGESYIEILPGKGQPLKSGEAIKFFRQAGIEEIAAELKGEISEILKGIKETINYVNEPQGSVKKSLENIEKISKNLINTTEELNALLKELNSKTPQITQKTEKTIEELTELIKSLQKLSKELNETATTIKSATKKDIPVIIEQTKKSMQDADEILQSIKGLWPIREGIKKQEIKPLESDSYEP; via the coding sequence ATGCAGAAAATTAAAGAAACAGATCCGAGATTTGTTTTCCTTAAAGGAAAAATTTTTCTATTTATTGCAATAGCTCTTATTGGAATCATCATTCTTCTTTTTTTTATTGGGAAACAGAGAGGAATGTTTATAAAAACAGAAGATTTTTATTTCATAACAACAAAAGCTACAGGACTTTACAATGGAATGCCTGTTAAGGTTTCAGGTTTTAAGATAGGGAGGCTTAAAAATATGAACTTACAGGATGACGGCACTGTGAAAATTATTCTTTCCATAGAGCAGTCTCATGCAAAATGGTTTAGAGAAGGTTCTGTAGCAGTGCTTACAAAGGAAGGTTTTATAGGTGAGTCTTATATTGAGATATTACCTGGCAAAGGACAACCTCTTAAATCTGGAGAAGCAATAAAGTTTTTTAGACAAGCAGGAATTGAGGAAATAGCAGCAGAGCTGAAAGGAGAGATTTCAGAAATTCTCAAAGGAATAAAAGAGACAATAAATTACGTCAATGAACCACAAGGCAGTGTTAAGAAAAGTCTTGAAAATATTGAAAAAATCTCCAAAAATTTAATAAATACAACTGAAGAACTTAATGCACTTCTTAAAGAGCTTAACAGCAAAACTCCGCAGATAACTCAAAAAACAGAAAAAACTATTGAAGAACTCACAGAACTTATCAAATCTTTACAAAAACTCTCAAAAGAGCTAAATGAAACAGCAACTACAATTAAATCAGCGACAAAAAAGGACATACCAGTTATTATTGAGCAAACAAAAAAAAGTATGCAGGATGCTGATGAGATACTTCAGAGTATAAAAGGACTTTGGCCCATAAGAGAAGGGATTAAAAAACAAGAAATCAAGCCTTTAGAGTCCGATAGTTATGAACCATAA
- a CDS encoding ATP-binding cassette domain-containing protein: MIKVIGLTGEFINKQMNFEVEKGSKTVFIFEKDEQGSEFLKIVTGIKSPNRGEVILMGRRLNELTRDELFELRKKISIVFKTGGLISNLKTWENLMLPALYHKIADEESITKRGVEILKELAFKREPMCSISQLTKFEKRLIGIARAFLMMPEIIIFEYPFDGLEESEKKWLTEKIEKLRDKATILYILGSEKEGLLIEKANIIKNAEN, translated from the coding sequence ATGATAAAAGTTATCGGCTTAACTGGTGAATTTATTAATAAACAGATGAACTTTGAAGTTGAAAAAGGTTCAAAAACTGTTTTTATCTTTGAAAAAGATGAACAGGGAAGTGAATTTTTAAAAATAGTTACAGGCATAAAAAGCCCTAATAGAGGAGAAGTAATTTTAATGGGACGAAGACTTAATGAGCTTACAAGAGACGAGCTTTTTGAACTAAGAAAAAAAATCAGTATAGTTTTTAAAACAGGAGGTCTTATAAGTAATTTAAAGACATGGGAAAATCTTATGCTTCCTGCTCTTTATCATAAAATTGCTGATGAGGAAAGTATTACTAAAAGGGGAGTTGAAATTCTAAAAGAACTTGCATTTAAAAGAGAACCAATGTGCAGTATATCCCAACTTACAAAGTTTGAAAAAAGGCTTATCGGGATTGCAAGAGCTTTTTTAATGATGCCTGAGATTATTATTTTTGAGTATCCATTTGATGGGCTTGAAGAATCAGAAAAAAAATGGCTTACTGAAAAGATAGAAAAGTTAAGAGATAAAGCTACTATTCTATATATTCTTGGTTCAGAAAAAGAAGGCTTATTAATTGAGAAAGCAAATATAATTAAAAATGCAGAAAATTAA
- a CDS encoding ABC transporter permease, protein MSPVTEVFLRQIYFTGIQAVPAVTISGLLIGLIIVLQTASIAGTGSSNMIGKILLWLVLKEIGPFFTGLIILTRSGSAIATELATMKLGREIEYLEAMGIKPEVYLIKPRLYGVVCSAVILSIYFQLTAMFGGVFLATLMSGIPFSDYANAIVFHLSIKEIVISFLKSLIFGFLISLICIWQGLSVMKSPTEIPQRATKAVTGSLFSLFLIDVIIDVIAKIIE, encoded by the coding sequence ATGTCACCTGTTACAGAAGTTTTTTTAAGACAAATTTACTTTACAGGAATTCAGGCAGTTCCTGCAGTAACAATTTCAGGATTACTTATAGGTTTAATAATAGTTCTTCAGACGGCTTCAATAGCTGGAACAGGCTCAAGTAATATGATTGGTAAAATACTTTTATGGCTGGTTTTAAAAGAAATCGGGCCATTTTTTACAGGACTCATAATTCTTACAAGGAGTGGTTCAGCAATTGCAACAGAACTTGCAACAATGAAACTGGGCAGAGAGATTGAGTATCTTGAGGCGATGGGAATAAAACCTGAAGTTTATTTAATAAAACCACGGCTTTATGGAGTTGTTTGTTCTGCTGTTATTCTGTCTATATATTTTCAGCTTACAGCCATGTTTGGAGGTGTTTTTTTGGCAACCTTAATGAGCGGAATACCTTTTTCAGATTATGCGAACGCAATTGTTTTTCATCTTTCTATTAAAGAAATTGTAATATCTTTTTTAAAATCACTGATTTTTGGCTTTTTAATCTCTTTAATCTGTATATGGCAGGGTCTTTCTGTTATGAAAAGTCCTACGGAGATACCTCAGAGAGCAACAAAAGCTGTCACAGGAAGTCTTTTTTCATTGTTTCTAATTGATGTTATAATTGATGTTATTGCGAAAATTATTGAATGA